GGCGACAGGGTGTATGTGCTGGACAAGGGCAATTCGCGGCTGGTGCTATTTACCGAGGGCAGGAAACTGCCGGATTTCATAGGCAAAGCGGGCGACGGCCCGGGTCGGTTCGACGAGCCGGCCGGACTTTGCGTCACCGCCTCCGGCCTGATTTATGTGGCGGACACCGGCAATGACCGGGTGCAGGCGTTTGATAGGGACGGCAATTTCCTTTTCGGGTTCGGCAATACGGGCGAGGGCGCGAGCAGGCTTTCCGCGCCCGAAGCCGTGGCCGCTGGTCAGGACGGCATGATTTATGTCGCCGATACCGGCAACAGCCGCGTGGCGGTATTCACGGAAGACGGTGTTTATGCGCGCTCGTTTACGGGAGTCGCCGAGCCGGCGGTCCTGAGCGTGGACGGCGAAGGCAATATTTTTGTGATGGGCGCGGCCGGAGGGGAAGTTGTGCGATTCGCGCCGGACGGTACGCGGCTGGGCGCGCTCAAGGTTGCCGGCCGGGCGTTTTGCGCCAATCATTTCGGGCTGCTTTATTCAGCCAGCGCGGACAAAGGCAAGGTGATAGAGTTTTCGGCGGACGGCCTGCCGCAGGGCGAGTTCGGCACGCTGGGCAAGGGCAAAGGCCAGTTCCGCGAACTGGCCTCGGTGGATGCCGCGGATAACGGCGATATCCTTATCACCGACTCCGGCAACAAGAACGTCACCCGCATTGCGTTTGTTACCGCCGGCGCGGCGGTCGCGCAGAAACCCGCTTTCAACGCCAGCATGACGCTTGCCGGGCCGCTGCGCGAGGACAAGGCGGCCATATTCCCGTTTGTGGTGTCTTCCGGCGTGGTGACCGGATACTATTGCGAAGAAAAGGTTTTCAAAAGCGGGTCCGGTGCGATTAAATTCGGCGAATACGGCAAGGAGCCGGGCAAAACGCGCGAGCCCCGCTCGATCGCGTTCAGCGCGAAAAACGGATTTTATGTGTCGGACTCCGGCAACGACCGGGTGGAGGTGTTCGGCCCGGATGGAAAATTCATCCGCGTTATCGGCGAGCGGGCCGGGTTCATGGGCAGTTCCTCCAAGGAAGGCCGCATGGACGAGCCTGCTGGTGTGGCGGCGGATAGCGGCGGCGGGGTGTTTGTGGCCGACGAAGGCAATTACCGCATACAGCAGTTCACCGTGTCGGGCATGTTCGTCAACGCGGCCGGGCCGAAACTGGGAAAATACAAGCTGGACAAGCCGGTCGGGATCGTGATTCTTGAAGATAATCACCGGCTGGTGCTTGATCGCGGCCTGAAAAAAGTTTTTGAGCTGCTGCCTAACGGCAACCTCAAGCAGGTGTGGGGCGAGGCGGGCGAAATGCCGGGCCAGTTTATCAATCCGGTTTCCATCGCGTATGACGGGCGCGAGTTCGTGTATGTGCTGGACGCGGGCGACGGGCGCGTTAAAATTTTTACCCGCGAGGGTAAATTCAAGGCCGCGTTTTTCGCCCGGGGCACCGGGCGCGGGGAATACATGGCGCCGGCCCAGATCGCGTTTTCCGGCGACAGCCTCTACATCACCGATCCCGAGCGGAAGAAATTTGACGAATACCGGTTCAAAATGCTGCTCGCGCCGCCTGTCGTTTCAACTTTTTCCGTGTCGGAAGACGAGGTCGCGCTGGCGTGGCGGGACGTCAATAACGCCTGGCTTGCGCAGTACCGCGTTTACCGGTCCACCCGCGCTGACAGCGGATACGCGCTGATTTTTTCCACTCAGGGGCTCGCGGCCCGGGAAGTGGTGCCGGTTGCGCCCGCCACCTATTATTACAAGCTGAGCGCGGTTTCCTTGTCCGGCGGAGAAGGTCTGCTGTCGCCGGCGCACAGGGTGTTCGTGCCGGGCAGCCTCAACGTGCCGAAACTCAATATCCAGAACACAGATATCAATTATATTTTTTCGGCGAATTATAAGTATTACCTGAAAAATCCGATCGGATATGTGGAACTGGCCAACAACACCGACACGGCTTTTAAGGACGTGAAACTGTCGTTCGAGATGAAGGATTTCATGGATTTTCCGTTTGATAAGATCATCAAGCGCATACCCGCGCGCGAGAAAGTGCGGGTGCCGCTGCTGGTGACGCTGAGCAACCGCATTCTGGAAATTTCCGAAGACACGCCGGTGCAGGCCAAACTGACCGCCGCCTATTTCATGAACGAACGCGAGCGGGAGCAGACTCTTACGCTGCCGGTGAAAGTGCTGTCGCGCAACGCGATCATATGGGACAAACCCGACCGGCTGGGCAATTTCATCACGCCCAAGGATCCGCCGGTTTTCGATTTCACCAAGAAAGTGATTCTGGAACAGCCGAAGAAAGGCGCGCAGCTGATAGATCACAAGCTGGGCACCGCACTCATGCTGTGGAGCGGAGCGAGCGCGTACGGCCTGCAGTTTATGAGCGATCCGGCCAACCCGTATGAAACCGTGAAAGCGAGCGTGACCCTGCCTGTTGACACGGTGCAGATGCCGCGCGACACCCTGCGCCTTAAAAGCGGCGAGTGCGACGATCTGACGGCGCTGCTTTCGGCCATGTTCGAGGGCGCCGGCCTGCGCACCGCGCTGCTTGACTATCCCAGCCATATCGCGCTGATGTTCGACACCGGCAAGTCCACGCCGGAGGAAGCGGGGCTGCCCGGCGACAGAATGATTAAGCATGACGGCACCTGGTGGGTGCCCGTGGAGGCGACCATGCTGGGCCGCAGTTTCGCCGATTCGACCAAGCAGGGCATTACCACCTACAG
The DNA window shown above is from Elusimicrobiaceae bacterium and carries:
- a CDS encoding tetratricopeptide repeat protein; the encoded protein is MNKSLLLSLLLSSSCAAMAFEQVNVVGEYKSYSYKKPVAAAAVGDRVYVLDKGNSRLVLFTEGRKLPDFIGKAGDGPGRFDEPAGLCVTASGLIYVADTGNDRVQAFDRDGNFLFGFGNTGEGASRLSAPEAVAAGQDGMIYVADTGNSRVAVFTEDGVYARSFTGVAEPAVLSVDGEGNIFVMGAAGGEVVRFAPDGTRLGALKVAGRAFCANHFGLLYSASADKGKVIEFSADGLPQGEFGTLGKGKGQFRELASVDAADNGDILITDSGNKNVTRIAFVTAGAAVAQKPAFNASMTLAGPLREDKAAIFPFVVSSGVVTGYYCEEKVFKSGSGAIKFGEYGKEPGKTREPRSIAFSAKNGFYVSDSGNDRVEVFGPDGKFIRVIGERAGFMGSSSKEGRMDEPAGVAADSGGGVFVADEGNYRIQQFTVSGMFVNAAGPKLGKYKLDKPVGIVILEDNHRLVLDRGLKKVFELLPNGNLKQVWGEAGEMPGQFINPVSIAYDGREFVYVLDAGDGRVKIFTREGKFKAAFFARGTGRGEYMAPAQIAFSGDSLYITDPERKKFDEYRFKMLLAPPVVSTFSVSEDEVALAWRDVNNAWLAQYRVYRSTRADSGYALIFSTQGLAAREVVPVAPATYYYKLSAVSLSGGEGLLSPAHRVFVPGSLNVPKLNIQNTDINYIFSANYKYYLKNPIGYVELANNTDTAFKDVKLSFEMKDFMDFPFDKIIKRIPAREKVRVPLLVTLSNRILEISEDTPVQAKLTAAYFMNEREREQTLTLPVKVLSRNAIIWDKPDRLGNFITPKDPPVFDFTKKVILEQPKKGAQLIDHKLGTALMLWSGASAYGLQFMSDPANPYETVKASVTLPVDTVQMPRDTLRLKSGECDDLTALLSAMFEGAGLRTALLDYPSHIALMFDTGKSTPEEAGLPGDRMIKHDGTWWVPVEATMLGRSFADSTKQGITTYSRNVESVKIMPVQTAWKEFEPVTLAKTDWTPDIPPADAMRAAYLKDSGKFADERFAFLSKACEQELKETPDSFAALNSLGILYAEYGKTSDARDYFERILKLAPSDSSALNNMGNIEYLKGDYERAQLYYKQAAEADPNDGRIALNLARTAHQLNRKDEIDGYLKRAVSLAPELQETADLIKLQ